One Pseudopipra pipra isolate bDixPip1 chromosome 26, bDixPip1.hap1, whole genome shotgun sequence DNA window includes the following coding sequences:
- the ATP6V0A1 gene encoding V-type proton ATPase 116 kDa subunit a 1 isoform X8 yields MGELFRSEEMTLAQLFLQSEAAYCCVSELGELGKVQFRDLNPDVNVFHRKFVNEVRRCEEMDRKLRFVEKEIKKANIPIMDTGENPEVPFPRDMIDLEANFEKIENELKEINTNQEALKKNFLELTELKFILRKTQQFFDEAELHHQQMADPDLLEESSSLLEPSEMGRGAPLRLGFVAGVINRERIPTFERMLWRVCRGNVFLRQAEIENPLEDPATGDYVHKSVFIIFFQGDQLKNRVKKICEGFRASLYPCPETPQERKEMASGVNTRIDDLQMVLNQTEDHRQRVLQAAAKNIRVWFIKVRKMKAIYHTLNLCNIDVTQKCLIAEVWCPVADLDSIQFALRRGTEHSGSTVPSILNRMQTNQTPPTYNKTNKFTSGFQNIVDAYGIGTYREINPAPYTIITFPFLFAVMFGDFGHGILMTLIAVWMVVRESRILSQKSDNEMFNMVFSGRYIILLMGLFSTYTGLIYNDCFSKSLNMFGSSWSVRPMFTKGNWSDALLETTPLLQLDPAIQGVFGGPYPFGIDPIWNIASNKLAFLNSFKMKMSVILGIFQMLFGVALSLLNHIYFKKPLNIYLGFIPEMIFMSSLFGYLVILIFYKWTAYDAHTSKEAPSLLIHFINMFLFSYEDTSNKMLYSGQKGLQCFLVVVALLCVPWMLVAKPLVLRQQYLRRKHLEGQPEEAQGSTNAQALEAAAAATGTHNFGGIRVGNGPTEEDAEIIQHDQLSTHSEEGEEPTEDEVFDFGDTVVYQAIHTIEYCLGCISNTASYLRLWALSLAHAQLSEVLWTMVIHIGLSVRSLGGGLGLFFIFAAFATLTVAILLVMEGLSAFLHALRLHWIEFQNKFYTGTGFKFLPFSFDTIREGRFDD; encoded by the exons ATGGGGGAGCTGTTCCGCAGCGAGGAGATGACCCTGGCCCAGCTGTTCCTGCAGTCCGAGGCCGCGTACTGCTGTGTCAGCGAGCTGGGCGAGCTGGGCAAAGTCCAGTTCCGCGAC CTGAACCCCGATGTGAACGTGTTCCACCGAAAATTCGTCAATGAGGTCCGGAGGTGTGAGGAGATGGACCGCAAGCTCC GGTTTGTGGAGAAGGAGATTAAAAAAGCTAATATTCCTATCATGGACACTGGCGAAAACCCAGAGGTGCCTTTTCCACGTGACATGATTGACCTGGAG GCAAACTTTGAGAAAATTGAAAACGAGCTTAAAGAAATCAACACCAACCAGGAGGCTCTGAAGAAAAACTTCTTGGAGCTGACAGAATTAAAATTTATACTGCGTAAAACTCAGCAGTTTTTTGATGAG GCTGAATTGCATCATCAGCAGATGGCGGATCCAGACCTGTTGGAAGAATCCTCTTCACTGCTGGAGCCGAGTGAGATGGGAAGAGGTGCCCCACTCCGACTTGG GTTCGTGGCTGGCGTGATCAACCGCGAGCGCATCCCCACGTTCGAGCGCATGCTGTGGCGCGTGTGCCGCGGGAACGTCTTCCTGCGCCAGGCCGAGATCGAGAACCCGCTGGAGGATCCCGCCACG GGGGATTATGTGCACAAGTCTGTGTTTATCATCTTCTTCCAAGGTGACCAGCTGAAGAACAGAGTCAAGAAGATCTGTGAAGG GTTCCGGGCCTCCCTCTATCCATGCCCAGAAACACCCCAGGAGCGGAAGGAAATGGCTTCTGGTGTCAATACCAGAATTGATGATCTTCAGATG GTGCTGAACCAAACAGAGGATCATCGCCAGAGGGTTTTGCAGGCAGCTGCTAAAAACATCCGTGTCTGGTTCATCAAAGTGCGGAAGATGAAGGCGATTTACCACACCCTGAACCTGTGCAACATCGACGTGACACAGAAGTGCTTGATTGCTGAAGTCTGGTGTCCTGTTGCTGACCTCGATTCCATCCAGTTTGCTCTCAGGAGGGGCACT GAGCACAGCGGATCCACCGTCCCATCTATTTTAAACAGGATGCAAACTAACCAGACCCCACCCACctacaacaaaacaaataagTTTACTTCTGGCTTTCAAAACATTGTTGATGCTTACGGCATTGGGACATATCGGGAAATAAATCCAG CACCCTATACCATCATCACCTTCCCATTCCTGTTTGCTGTGATGTTTGGGGATTTTGGCCACGGAATCCTGATGACTCTGATTGCTGTCTGGATGGTGGTGAGGGAAAGCCGGATTCTGTCCCAGAAGAGTGACAATGAG ATGTTCAACATGGTGTTCAGTGGTCGGTACATCATCCTGCTGATGGGGCTGTTCTCCACATACACAGGCCTCATCTACAACGACTGCTTCTCCAAGTCCCTCAACATGTTCGGTTCCTCGTGGAGCGTCCGGCCAATGTTCACTAAAGGCAACTGGTC AGATGCCTTGCTGGAGACCACccccctgctgcagctggatccTGCTATCCAGGGAGTGTTTGGTGGGCCCTACCCCTTTGGCATTGACCCG ATCTGGAATATTGCCAGCAATAAGCTGGCCTTCCTCAATTCCTTTAAGATGAAGATGTCTGTGATTCTTGGCATTTTCCAGATGCTCTTTGGTGTCGCGTTGAGTCTCCTCAACCACAT ctaTTTTAAGAAGCCACTGAACATATACCTTGGATTTATCCCAGAAATGATTTTCATGTCCTCCCTCTTTGGATACCTTGTTATTCTCATCTTTTACAAGTGGACAGCCTATGATGCTCACACATCGAAGGAAGCACCGAGCCTCTTAATACACTTTATCAACATGTTTCTGTTCTCCTATGAGGATACCAGTAATAAGATGCTTTATAGTGGGCAG AAGGGGCTCCAGTGCTTCCTCGTGGTCGTGGCATTGCTGTGTGTGCCGTGGATGCTGGTAGCCAAACCCCTGGTCCTTCGCCAGCAGTATTTAAGGAGAAAACACTTG GAAGGGCAGCCCGAGGAGGCCCAGGGCAGCACGAACGCGCAGGCGCTCGAGGCAGCAGCGGCTGCAACA GGCACGCACAACTTTGGTGGGATCCGGGTGGGCAATGGCCCAACGGAGGAGGATGCTGAGATCATTCAACATGACCAGTTATCTACCCATTctgaggagggggaagag CCTACAGAGGACGAGGTG TTCGACTTCGGTGACACCGTGGTGTACCAGGCCATCCACACCATCGAGTACTGCCTGGGCTGCATCTCCAACACCGCGTCCTACCTGCggctctgggccctcagcctGGCCCACGCAC AGCTCTCGGAGGTGCTCTGGACCATGGTGATCCACATTGGCCTCAGCGTGAGGAGCCTGGGAGGAGGCCTTGGCCTCTTCTTCATCTTTGCTGCTTTTGCCACCCTGACAGTGGCCATTCTGCTGGTCATGGAGGGGCTCTCAGCTTTCCTCCACGCTCTGCGTTTGCACTG GATCGAGTTCCAGAACAAGTTCTACACTGGTACTGGGTTCAagtttctccctttctcctttgaCACCATCCGTGAGGGGAGGTTTGATGACTGA
- the ATP6V0A1 gene encoding V-type proton ATPase 116 kDa subunit a 1 isoform X1, producing the protein MGELFRSEEMTLAQLFLQSEAAYCCVSELGELGKVQFRDLNPDVNVFHRKFVNEVRRCEEMDRKLRFVEKEIKKANIPIMDTGENPEVPFPRDMIDLEANFEKIENELKEINTNQEALKKNFLELTELKFILRKTQQFFDEAELHHQQMADPDLLEESSSLLEPSEMGRGAPLRLGFVAGVINRERIPTFERMLWRVCRGNVFLRQAEIENPLEDPATGDYVHKSVFIIFFQGDQLKNRVKKICEGFRASLYPCPETPQERKEMASGVNTRIDDLQMVLNQTEDHRQRVLQAAAKNIRVWFIKVRKMKAIYHTLNLCNIDVTQKCLIAEVWCPVADLDSIQFALRRGTEHSGSTVPSILNRMQTNQTPPTYNKTNKFTSGFQNIVDAYGIGTYREINPAPYTIITFPFLFAVMFGDFGHGILMTLIAVWMVVRESRILSQKSDNEMFNMVFSGRYIILLMGLFSTYTGLIYNDCFSKSLNMFGSSWSVRPMFTKGNWSDALLETTPLLQLDPAIQGVFGGPYPFGIDPIWNIASNKLAFLNSFKMKMSVILGIFQMLFGVALSLLNHIYFKKPLNIYLGFIPEMIFMSSLFGYLVILIFYKWTAYDAHTSKEAPSLLIHFINMFLFSYEDTSNKMLYSGQKGLQCFLVVVALLCVPWMLVAKPLVLRQQYLRRKHLEGQPEEAQGSTNAQALEAAAAATGTHNFGGIRVGNGPTEEDAEIIQHDQLSTHSEEGEEFDFGDTVVYQAIHTIEYCLGCISNTASYLRLWALSLAHAQLSEVLWTMVIHIGLSVRSLGGGLGLFFIFAAFATLTVAILLVMEGLSAFLHALRLHWIEFQNKFYTGTGFKFLPFSFDTIREGRFDD; encoded by the exons ATGGGGGAGCTGTTCCGCAGCGAGGAGATGACCCTGGCCCAGCTGTTCCTGCAGTCCGAGGCCGCGTACTGCTGTGTCAGCGAGCTGGGCGAGCTGGGCAAAGTCCAGTTCCGCGAC CTGAACCCCGATGTGAACGTGTTCCACCGAAAATTCGTCAATGAGGTCCGGAGGTGTGAGGAGATGGACCGCAAGCTCC GGTTTGTGGAGAAGGAGATTAAAAAAGCTAATATTCCTATCATGGACACTGGCGAAAACCCAGAGGTGCCTTTTCCACGTGACATGATTGACCTGGAG GCAAACTTTGAGAAAATTGAAAACGAGCTTAAAGAAATCAACACCAACCAGGAGGCTCTGAAGAAAAACTTCTTGGAGCTGACAGAATTAAAATTTATACTGCGTAAAACTCAGCAGTTTTTTGATGAG GCTGAATTGCATCATCAGCAGATGGCGGATCCAGACCTGTTGGAAGAATCCTCTTCACTGCTGGAGCCGAGTGAGATGGGAAGAGGTGCCCCACTCCGACTTGG GTTCGTGGCTGGCGTGATCAACCGCGAGCGCATCCCCACGTTCGAGCGCATGCTGTGGCGCGTGTGCCGCGGGAACGTCTTCCTGCGCCAGGCCGAGATCGAGAACCCGCTGGAGGATCCCGCCACG GGGGATTATGTGCACAAGTCTGTGTTTATCATCTTCTTCCAAGGTGACCAGCTGAAGAACAGAGTCAAGAAGATCTGTGAAGG GTTCCGGGCCTCCCTCTATCCATGCCCAGAAACACCCCAGGAGCGGAAGGAAATGGCTTCTGGTGTCAATACCAGAATTGATGATCTTCAGATG GTGCTGAACCAAACAGAGGATCATCGCCAGAGGGTTTTGCAGGCAGCTGCTAAAAACATCCGTGTCTGGTTCATCAAAGTGCGGAAGATGAAGGCGATTTACCACACCCTGAACCTGTGCAACATCGACGTGACACAGAAGTGCTTGATTGCTGAAGTCTGGTGTCCTGTTGCTGACCTCGATTCCATCCAGTTTGCTCTCAGGAGGGGCACT GAGCACAGCGGATCCACCGTCCCATCTATTTTAAACAGGATGCAAACTAACCAGACCCCACCCACctacaacaaaacaaataagTTTACTTCTGGCTTTCAAAACATTGTTGATGCTTACGGCATTGGGACATATCGGGAAATAAATCCAG CACCCTATACCATCATCACCTTCCCATTCCTGTTTGCTGTGATGTTTGGGGATTTTGGCCACGGAATCCTGATGACTCTGATTGCTGTCTGGATGGTGGTGAGGGAAAGCCGGATTCTGTCCCAGAAGAGTGACAATGAG ATGTTCAACATGGTGTTCAGTGGTCGGTACATCATCCTGCTGATGGGGCTGTTCTCCACATACACAGGCCTCATCTACAACGACTGCTTCTCCAAGTCCCTCAACATGTTCGGTTCCTCGTGGAGCGTCCGGCCAATGTTCACTAAAGGCAACTGGTC AGATGCCTTGCTGGAGACCACccccctgctgcagctggatccTGCTATCCAGGGAGTGTTTGGTGGGCCCTACCCCTTTGGCATTGACCCG ATCTGGAATATTGCCAGCAATAAGCTGGCCTTCCTCAATTCCTTTAAGATGAAGATGTCTGTGATTCTTGGCATTTTCCAGATGCTCTTTGGTGTCGCGTTGAGTCTCCTCAACCACAT ctaTTTTAAGAAGCCACTGAACATATACCTTGGATTTATCCCAGAAATGATTTTCATGTCCTCCCTCTTTGGATACCTTGTTATTCTCATCTTTTACAAGTGGACAGCCTATGATGCTCACACATCGAAGGAAGCACCGAGCCTCTTAATACACTTTATCAACATGTTTCTGTTCTCCTATGAGGATACCAGTAATAAGATGCTTTATAGTGGGCAG AAGGGGCTCCAGTGCTTCCTCGTGGTCGTGGCATTGCTGTGTGTGCCGTGGATGCTGGTAGCCAAACCCCTGGTCCTTCGCCAGCAGTATTTAAGGAGAAAACACTTG GAAGGGCAGCCCGAGGAGGCCCAGGGCAGCACGAACGCGCAGGCGCTCGAGGCAGCAGCGGCTGCAACA GGCACGCACAACTTTGGTGGGATCCGGGTGGGCAATGGCCCAACGGAGGAGGATGCTGAGATCATTCAACATGACCAGTTATCTACCCATTctgaggagggggaagag TTCGACTTCGGTGACACCGTGGTGTACCAGGCCATCCACACCATCGAGTACTGCCTGGGCTGCATCTCCAACACCGCGTCCTACCTGCggctctgggccctcagcctGGCCCACGCAC AGCTCTCGGAGGTGCTCTGGACCATGGTGATCCACATTGGCCTCAGCGTGAGGAGCCTGGGAGGAGGCCTTGGCCTCTTCTTCATCTTTGCTGCTTTTGCCACCCTGACAGTGGCCATTCTGCTGGTCATGGAGGGGCTCTCAGCTTTCCTCCACGCTCTGCGTTTGCACTG GATCGAGTTCCAGAACAAGTTCTACACTGGTACTGGGTTCAagtttctccctttctcctttgaCACCATCCGTGAGGGGAGGTTTGATGACTGA
- the ATP6V0A1 gene encoding V-type proton ATPase 116 kDa subunit a 1 isoform X5: protein MGELFRSEEMTLAQLFLQSEAAYCCVSELGELGKVQFRDLNPDVNVFHRKFVNEVRRCEEMDRKLRFVEKEIKKANIPIMDTGENPEVPFPRDMIDLEANFEKIENELKEINTNQEALKKNFLELTELKFILRKTQQFFDEMADPDLLEESSSLLEPSEMGRGAPLRLGFVAGVINRERIPTFERMLWRVCRGNVFLRQAEIENPLEDPATGDYVHKSVFIIFFQGDQLKNRVKKICEGFRASLYPCPETPQERKEMASGVNTRIDDLQMVLNQTEDHRQRVLQAAAKNIRVWFIKVRKMKAIYHTLNLCNIDVTQKCLIAEVWCPVADLDSIQFALRRGTEHSGSTVPSILNRMQTNQTPPTYNKTNKFTSGFQNIVDAYGIGTYREINPAPYTIITFPFLFAVMFGDFGHGILMTLIAVWMVVRESRILSQKSDNEMFNMVFSGRYIILLMGLFSTYTGLIYNDCFSKSLNMFGSSWSVRPMFTKGNWSDALLETTPLLQLDPAIQGVFGGPYPFGIDPIWNIASNKLAFLNSFKMKMSVILGIFQMLFGVALSLLNHIYFKKPLNIYLGFIPEMIFMSSLFGYLVILIFYKWTAYDAHTSKEAPSLLIHFINMFLFSYEDTSNKMLYSGQKGLQCFLVVVALLCVPWMLVAKPLVLRQQYLRRKHLGTHNFGGIRVGNGPTEEDAEIIQHDQLSTHSEEGEEPTEDEVFDFGDTVVYQAIHTIEYCLGCISNTASYLRLWALSLAHAQLSEVLWTMVIHIGLSVRSLGGGLGLFFIFAAFATLTVAILLVMEGLSAFLHALRLHWIEFQNKFYTGTGFKFLPFSFDTIREGRFDD from the exons ATGGGGGAGCTGTTCCGCAGCGAGGAGATGACCCTGGCCCAGCTGTTCCTGCAGTCCGAGGCCGCGTACTGCTGTGTCAGCGAGCTGGGCGAGCTGGGCAAAGTCCAGTTCCGCGAC CTGAACCCCGATGTGAACGTGTTCCACCGAAAATTCGTCAATGAGGTCCGGAGGTGTGAGGAGATGGACCGCAAGCTCC GGTTTGTGGAGAAGGAGATTAAAAAAGCTAATATTCCTATCATGGACACTGGCGAAAACCCAGAGGTGCCTTTTCCACGTGACATGATTGACCTGGAG GCAAACTTTGAGAAAATTGAAAACGAGCTTAAAGAAATCAACACCAACCAGGAGGCTCTGAAGAAAAACTTCTTGGAGCTGACAGAATTAAAATTTATACTGCGTAAAACTCAGCAGTTTTTTGATGAG ATGGCGGATCCAGACCTGTTGGAAGAATCCTCTTCACTGCTGGAGCCGAGTGAGATGGGAAGAGGTGCCCCACTCCGACTTGG GTTCGTGGCTGGCGTGATCAACCGCGAGCGCATCCCCACGTTCGAGCGCATGCTGTGGCGCGTGTGCCGCGGGAACGTCTTCCTGCGCCAGGCCGAGATCGAGAACCCGCTGGAGGATCCCGCCACG GGGGATTATGTGCACAAGTCTGTGTTTATCATCTTCTTCCAAGGTGACCAGCTGAAGAACAGAGTCAAGAAGATCTGTGAAGG GTTCCGGGCCTCCCTCTATCCATGCCCAGAAACACCCCAGGAGCGGAAGGAAATGGCTTCTGGTGTCAATACCAGAATTGATGATCTTCAGATG GTGCTGAACCAAACAGAGGATCATCGCCAGAGGGTTTTGCAGGCAGCTGCTAAAAACATCCGTGTCTGGTTCATCAAAGTGCGGAAGATGAAGGCGATTTACCACACCCTGAACCTGTGCAACATCGACGTGACACAGAAGTGCTTGATTGCTGAAGTCTGGTGTCCTGTTGCTGACCTCGATTCCATCCAGTTTGCTCTCAGGAGGGGCACT GAGCACAGCGGATCCACCGTCCCATCTATTTTAAACAGGATGCAAACTAACCAGACCCCACCCACctacaacaaaacaaataagTTTACTTCTGGCTTTCAAAACATTGTTGATGCTTACGGCATTGGGACATATCGGGAAATAAATCCAG CACCCTATACCATCATCACCTTCCCATTCCTGTTTGCTGTGATGTTTGGGGATTTTGGCCACGGAATCCTGATGACTCTGATTGCTGTCTGGATGGTGGTGAGGGAAAGCCGGATTCTGTCCCAGAAGAGTGACAATGAG ATGTTCAACATGGTGTTCAGTGGTCGGTACATCATCCTGCTGATGGGGCTGTTCTCCACATACACAGGCCTCATCTACAACGACTGCTTCTCCAAGTCCCTCAACATGTTCGGTTCCTCGTGGAGCGTCCGGCCAATGTTCACTAAAGGCAACTGGTC AGATGCCTTGCTGGAGACCACccccctgctgcagctggatccTGCTATCCAGGGAGTGTTTGGTGGGCCCTACCCCTTTGGCATTGACCCG ATCTGGAATATTGCCAGCAATAAGCTGGCCTTCCTCAATTCCTTTAAGATGAAGATGTCTGTGATTCTTGGCATTTTCCAGATGCTCTTTGGTGTCGCGTTGAGTCTCCTCAACCACAT ctaTTTTAAGAAGCCACTGAACATATACCTTGGATTTATCCCAGAAATGATTTTCATGTCCTCCCTCTTTGGATACCTTGTTATTCTCATCTTTTACAAGTGGACAGCCTATGATGCTCACACATCGAAGGAAGCACCGAGCCTCTTAATACACTTTATCAACATGTTTCTGTTCTCCTATGAGGATACCAGTAATAAGATGCTTTATAGTGGGCAG AAGGGGCTCCAGTGCTTCCTCGTGGTCGTGGCATTGCTGTGTGTGCCGTGGATGCTGGTAGCCAAACCCCTGGTCCTTCGCCAGCAGTATTTAAGGAGAAAACACTTG GGCACGCACAACTTTGGTGGGATCCGGGTGGGCAATGGCCCAACGGAGGAGGATGCTGAGATCATTCAACATGACCAGTTATCTACCCATTctgaggagggggaagag CCTACAGAGGACGAGGTG TTCGACTTCGGTGACACCGTGGTGTACCAGGCCATCCACACCATCGAGTACTGCCTGGGCTGCATCTCCAACACCGCGTCCTACCTGCggctctgggccctcagcctGGCCCACGCAC AGCTCTCGGAGGTGCTCTGGACCATGGTGATCCACATTGGCCTCAGCGTGAGGAGCCTGGGAGGAGGCCTTGGCCTCTTCTTCATCTTTGCTGCTTTTGCCACCCTGACAGTGGCCATTCTGCTGGTCATGGAGGGGCTCTCAGCTTTCCTCCACGCTCTGCGTTTGCACTG GATCGAGTTCCAGAACAAGTTCTACACTGGTACTGGGTTCAagtttctccctttctcctttgaCACCATCCGTGAGGGGAGGTTTGATGACTGA
- the ATP6V0A1 gene encoding V-type proton ATPase 116 kDa subunit a 1 isoform X6, translating into MGELFRSEEMTLAQLFLQSEAAYCCVSELGELGKVQFRDLNPDVNVFHRKFVNEVRRCEEMDRKLRFVEKEIKKANIPIMDTGENPEVPFPRDMIDLEANFEKIENELKEINTNQEALKKNFLELTELKFILRKTQQFFDEMADPDLLEESSSLLEPSEMGRGAPLRLGFVAGVINRERIPTFERMLWRVCRGNVFLRQAEIENPLEDPATGDYVHKSVFIIFFQGDQLKNRVKKICEGFRASLYPCPETPQERKEMASGVNTRIDDLQMVLNQTEDHRQRVLQAAAKNIRVWFIKVRKMKAIYHTLNLCNIDVTQKCLIAEVWCPVADLDSIQFALRRGTEHSGSTVPSILNRMQTNQTPPTYNKTNKFTSGFQNIVDAYGIGTYREINPAPYTIITFPFLFAVMFGDFGHGILMTLIAVWMVVRESRILSQKSDNEMFNMVFSGRYIILLMGLFSTYTGLIYNDCFSKSLNMFGSSWSVRPMFTKGNWSDALLETTPLLQLDPAIQGVFGGPYPFGIDPIWNIASNKLAFLNSFKMKMSVILGIFQMLFGVALSLLNHIYFKKPLNIYLGFIPEMIFMSSLFGYLVILIFYKWTAYDAHTSKEAPSLLIHFINMFLFSYEDTSNKMLYSGQKGLQCFLVVVALLCVPWMLVAKPLVLRQQYLRRKHLGTHNFGGIRVGNGPTEEDAEIIQHDQLSTHSEEGEEFDFGDTVVYQAIHTIEYCLGCISNTASYLRLWALSLAHAQLSEVLWTMVIHIGLSVRSLGGGLGLFFIFAAFATLTVAILLVMEGLSAFLHALRLHWIEFQNKFYTGTGFKFLPFSFDTIREGRFDD; encoded by the exons ATGGGGGAGCTGTTCCGCAGCGAGGAGATGACCCTGGCCCAGCTGTTCCTGCAGTCCGAGGCCGCGTACTGCTGTGTCAGCGAGCTGGGCGAGCTGGGCAAAGTCCAGTTCCGCGAC CTGAACCCCGATGTGAACGTGTTCCACCGAAAATTCGTCAATGAGGTCCGGAGGTGTGAGGAGATGGACCGCAAGCTCC GGTTTGTGGAGAAGGAGATTAAAAAAGCTAATATTCCTATCATGGACACTGGCGAAAACCCAGAGGTGCCTTTTCCACGTGACATGATTGACCTGGAG GCAAACTTTGAGAAAATTGAAAACGAGCTTAAAGAAATCAACACCAACCAGGAGGCTCTGAAGAAAAACTTCTTGGAGCTGACAGAATTAAAATTTATACTGCGTAAAACTCAGCAGTTTTTTGATGAG ATGGCGGATCCAGACCTGTTGGAAGAATCCTCTTCACTGCTGGAGCCGAGTGAGATGGGAAGAGGTGCCCCACTCCGACTTGG GTTCGTGGCTGGCGTGATCAACCGCGAGCGCATCCCCACGTTCGAGCGCATGCTGTGGCGCGTGTGCCGCGGGAACGTCTTCCTGCGCCAGGCCGAGATCGAGAACCCGCTGGAGGATCCCGCCACG GGGGATTATGTGCACAAGTCTGTGTTTATCATCTTCTTCCAAGGTGACCAGCTGAAGAACAGAGTCAAGAAGATCTGTGAAGG GTTCCGGGCCTCCCTCTATCCATGCCCAGAAACACCCCAGGAGCGGAAGGAAATGGCTTCTGGTGTCAATACCAGAATTGATGATCTTCAGATG GTGCTGAACCAAACAGAGGATCATCGCCAGAGGGTTTTGCAGGCAGCTGCTAAAAACATCCGTGTCTGGTTCATCAAAGTGCGGAAGATGAAGGCGATTTACCACACCCTGAACCTGTGCAACATCGACGTGACACAGAAGTGCTTGATTGCTGAAGTCTGGTGTCCTGTTGCTGACCTCGATTCCATCCAGTTTGCTCTCAGGAGGGGCACT GAGCACAGCGGATCCACCGTCCCATCTATTTTAAACAGGATGCAAACTAACCAGACCCCACCCACctacaacaaaacaaataagTTTACTTCTGGCTTTCAAAACATTGTTGATGCTTACGGCATTGGGACATATCGGGAAATAAATCCAG CACCCTATACCATCATCACCTTCCCATTCCTGTTTGCTGTGATGTTTGGGGATTTTGGCCACGGAATCCTGATGACTCTGATTGCTGTCTGGATGGTGGTGAGGGAAAGCCGGATTCTGTCCCAGAAGAGTGACAATGAG ATGTTCAACATGGTGTTCAGTGGTCGGTACATCATCCTGCTGATGGGGCTGTTCTCCACATACACAGGCCTCATCTACAACGACTGCTTCTCCAAGTCCCTCAACATGTTCGGTTCCTCGTGGAGCGTCCGGCCAATGTTCACTAAAGGCAACTGGTC AGATGCCTTGCTGGAGACCACccccctgctgcagctggatccTGCTATCCAGGGAGTGTTTGGTGGGCCCTACCCCTTTGGCATTGACCCG ATCTGGAATATTGCCAGCAATAAGCTGGCCTTCCTCAATTCCTTTAAGATGAAGATGTCTGTGATTCTTGGCATTTTCCAGATGCTCTTTGGTGTCGCGTTGAGTCTCCTCAACCACAT ctaTTTTAAGAAGCCACTGAACATATACCTTGGATTTATCCCAGAAATGATTTTCATGTCCTCCCTCTTTGGATACCTTGTTATTCTCATCTTTTACAAGTGGACAGCCTATGATGCTCACACATCGAAGGAAGCACCGAGCCTCTTAATACACTTTATCAACATGTTTCTGTTCTCCTATGAGGATACCAGTAATAAGATGCTTTATAGTGGGCAG AAGGGGCTCCAGTGCTTCCTCGTGGTCGTGGCATTGCTGTGTGTGCCGTGGATGCTGGTAGCCAAACCCCTGGTCCTTCGCCAGCAGTATTTAAGGAGAAAACACTTG GGCACGCACAACTTTGGTGGGATCCGGGTGGGCAATGGCCCAACGGAGGAGGATGCTGAGATCATTCAACATGACCAGTTATCTACCCATTctgaggagggggaagag TTCGACTTCGGTGACACCGTGGTGTACCAGGCCATCCACACCATCGAGTACTGCCTGGGCTGCATCTCCAACACCGCGTCCTACCTGCggctctgggccctcagcctGGCCCACGCAC AGCTCTCGGAGGTGCTCTGGACCATGGTGATCCACATTGGCCTCAGCGTGAGGAGCCTGGGAGGAGGCCTTGGCCTCTTCTTCATCTTTGCTGCTTTTGCCACCCTGACAGTGGCCATTCTGCTGGTCATGGAGGGGCTCTCAGCTTTCCTCCACGCTCTGCGTTTGCACTG GATCGAGTTCCAGAACAAGTTCTACACTGGTACTGGGTTCAagtttctccctttctcctttgaCACCATCCGTGAGGGGAGGTTTGATGACTGA